In Bufo gargarizans isolate SCDJY-AF-19 chromosome 5, ASM1485885v1, whole genome shotgun sequence, the following are encoded in one genomic region:
- the LOC122939408 gene encoding uncharacterized protein LOC122939408, translating into MMKSKEITRFQLKTETQDWCKMAQRVVAVIYIVLILGKEFQAEPIAVPGPSSGIMLQDTTGFILTNKRILSQKIYVSLDPRVFVERQFNISEISSPEIKIWYQMHIGYSQERVTQILEQTRKTMTREQFSTSRRPKRFISAITAAIIFAVVGTVIATGVSAVNSISIKTLELEIGSLKRNLMSIHAEMEDQKKNIYLTYIPLQRILSLPPTYTQSY; encoded by the exons ATGATGAAGAGTAAAGAGATAAcaaggttccagctaaagacggaaaccCAGGATTG GTGCAAAATGGCACAGAGGGTTGTTGCCGTTATCTACAtcgtcctgatcttggggaaggagttccagGCCGAGCCGATTGCTGTACCAGGCCCTTCATCTGGGATCATGCTACAGGATACCACAGGATTCATCTTGACGAATAAGAGGATTCTATCCCAAAAGATCTACGTCAGTTTGGACCCACGTGTCTTCGTCGAGAGACAGTTCAACATTTCTGAGATTTCGTCTCCGGAGATAAAGATTTGGTATCAAATGCACATCGGCTATTCCCAAGAAAGAGTTACACAGATCCTGGAACAGACAAGGAAAACCATGACCAGAGAACAGTTTTCAACAAGTCGACGACCAAAGCGGTTCATTTCTGCAATTACAGCCGCCATAATCTTTGCCGTAGTGGGCACTGTCATTGCCACCGGTGTATCAGCTGTTAATTCCATCTCCAttaagacattggaacttgagaTCGGTTCACTGAAAAGGAACCTAATGAGTATTCATGCAGAGATGGAggatcagaaaaaaaacatttatctgaCTTATATTCCGTTGCAGAGGATACTGTCGTTACCGCCGACTTACACTCAAAGTTATTGA